CCGGCTCCCGCAGGCCGTTGGCGCCGATGTCGGCCGCCAACTTTTCCAGCTCGTCTTCGTGCATCATCGGAAAAAGCTCGGCGGCCGGGTGGCGATCGTAGGAATAGAACGAAAACGACATGGAAGGGTCCTTTCATAGGGATCAGGGTTCGGGGTTCAGGGTTCAGGGTTCAGGGTTCGGGGTTCAGGGTTCAGGGTTCAGGGTTCAGGGTTCAGGGTTCAGGTCTTGGGTCTTGGACGTTTAAAAGGTGCGGGGCCGAAGGATATAGCATTAGTGTACCGCTGAACCGATACGGTCGCAAGCGTTCAGTTGCGGCAGCGATATTATTTCATGCCAAGCCAGCGGCACGGTAGAACCGGGAATGACGGCAGGGGCTTCGGCCCGAATCGAAACAGAACCAGCGCAAGCCAGTCGCAGGAGAAGATGAGCGATGAGGAATCAGGGATGAGAGATAACGAGAAAAAGGGCGTGGTTCAAAAGCGGGCGGTGCTGAGCCGGCTTCGGCCGCGCTTCCCTGAAGGTGTCGTGTTGGCAACGGCTAAAGCCAGGACCGAGAAGCCCGGCTAAAGCCGGCTAGCCAGGGAATAGTATTTCGGCACCACCAGCTAAAGCTGGTGGCAAACGGCCCAAAAACCGGCTGAAGCCGGCTGCATGTCTGATCTGCGGTCGGCGGAGAACGGCGCAAAACAGAAACACTGCAAGCCACTTCCACGAGAGGATGAGAGATGTGCGAAAACCGGCGCGACGGAGGAACGCGAGAAATACTTTTATAAGCCAACTTTGATGCGTTCCGCCGTCGCCCCAAGTCACGGCCCTGTTGTGCTTTGCGACCCGACCTGTTCGCGCAACTTTTCATTTCTTGGCGTGGTTCAAAGCAGGGTAACACTTCCCGTTCGAGTTCTGCCAGCACCTCCTGCCGGAAGTACCTGCCGCTGCGTTGGTTACGTCCTGACGCGGCCCACGCAGGGCGGCGAAAGCTGTTACCCTGAGATTCCTTGATTTGAACCACGCCTGTTTTTCACAAGTGTTTAAGATCGCGGCGATCTTCGCTTGGCTTGCCGGAGGGACGGGGAACGCCCGCTCAACTGTCGGAATCCGACAGTTGGCCAATGGTGGGGGTTCCCTCCGCGTTCTCGACGAGCAGTGCGGGTCAAACGTTTGCAATTCGTCGGTGTTGATCCCTCGGCTTCGTTTTGGCGCGAATTGGCCATCTTCGAAATGCCTGAAGGGGCGCGCCGGTGTAATGGGATCTCGAAGCCTTGTCGTCGCGGGTAAAGCTTCGCCTAACCCGGTACGCAGGTGCCGTACACCAACCCGAAGCGCCCGCGAGGAACGTGAAAAAGGGCGGCAAAACCTCGCTTGCGCTTCGGGTTAGTGTGAAAATGGGAACGAGTTCGGCGAAGCTTTACTTGCCGTTGGAGGGGTGTCGTCGGTCATGCCGCTCACTTTGGCCGCGCGCAGCCAAAGTGGCGGCGGCCCGTTCGTCTGCGGCAACGCGTGCCGATGCGACACGTGTGTCGCATGGGTCGCGAGGTACACGGCGTTCCTCTCGCGGAGCGAGAGGGCTACGGGTCAACCGGCGCGGCGACGCTCGGCCGGCGCGTCGCTCGGCTTGAGATGCCAGTGCGGCCCGCGAAGAATCTGCGGCGCGCCAGCCACGCGCGGACCCACCGGACCCGTGGGGTTTCCCTCCCAGGCATGCGTCTGCACCTGAAGCAGGATGCGCTCGGCAACCTTGACGGCCTCCAACCCCGCCTCGCCCGATACGCGCGGCGCTCGTCCCGTGCGGATGCTCGTCACGAACTCGGTCAGCTCGCCGCTCAAGGGATCGCCCGGTTCCACCCCCACCGTCTGACGAGGCAAGTGCTCGTCCAGCAGTGAGTCCTTGAGAAGCGTTCGTTCGTCCGGCGTCAATCGTTCGACGTCGAGCTCGCCACGCAGCACCGCGGCGCTCGGCCGCACCACGTCGACCGTTCGAGCAGCCAAGTCGACCGCCGCAAAACCCTGGGCCGACCAAACGTGCAGCGTGCGGGCCGCCGAATGGCTGGCCCGCGACGCGCTGAGCGCCGCCACGCAGCCGTTCTCAAAGCTCAGCCGCGCGTTGACGAGGTCTTCGTGCCGGCCAAACAGCGCGACGCCCAAAGCGTCCACGCGCCGCAAGGGCGAATTGACGATGGAGAGCACCAAGTCGATGTCGTGGACCATCAAGTCGAGCACCACGCCAATGTCGGTCGAACGGAAGCTGAAGCCGCCGCGGCGCACCGCTTCGATGTATTTGGGCGCCCGAACATAGGGTTGCGCCGCCACGAAGGCCGGGTTGAATCGCTCCACATGGCCCACTTGCAGCACCAGCCCGCGGCGCCGGGCCAGCTCGACCAACTCGCTGGCCTGGGCCGTCGTCGCCGCCAGCGGCTTTTCGATCAACAGGTGTACCCCGTCGGTCAGCAAGTCTCTGGCAACCTGGCAGTGAAACCGCGTGGGAGTGGCGACCACCGCGGCGTCGATGCGCCCCGACAGCTCACGATGATCGGAATAGGCCGTGGCGCCGTGCGCGGCCGCGACTTCGCGGCGGTGGGCTTCCAGCGGATCGACCACGCCGGCCAGCGTCACGTCCGGCAGGCCGGCCAGAATACGGGCGTGAATGCGGCCCAGATGCCCGGCGCCGACCACCGCCACTCGCACCGGTCTCATGCGGCCCTCCGTCGCTCGCGTCCGCGGCCGTGCTGGCCCTCTTGTTGCACCTCCACAAACGAGAGCAACTCGTTGACTTCGGGAAGCAGATGCTCTTTGCCGCGGAGAATCTCACGGGCATGGTCCAGGCCGACCCGCGCGCGGTACAGCAGGCGATGGGCCTCGGCCAAGGCCCGGATCGCTTCGGGCGAAAAGTGGTTTCGCTTCAAGGCCACCACGTTGATGCACCGCGGCCGCGTGGGGTGGCCTTCCACGAGCATGAAGGGCGGCACGTCGTGCAGCACGCGGCTGAGACCGGAGACAAAGCTGTAGCCGCCGATGGTGGTGTAGTGGTGTACGGCCACGCCGCCCGACAGCGAAGCATAGTCTTGAACGTGAACGTGCCCGCCGAGCAAGGTGCCGTTGGCAATCACGATGTGGCTTCCCACCCGGCAATCGTGGGCCACGTGGGTGCAGGCCATAAAATAGTTGTGGCTGCCGACGCCGGTCACGCCGTCTTCTTTCTCGGTGGCCCGGTTGACGGTGACGCACTCGCGGAAGGTGTTGTAGTCGCCGATCCGTACCAGCGTATCGCTGCCGCGATAGCTGAGGTCCTGCGGCTCGCCGCCAATGACCACGCCGGGATAGAGATGGTTATATTCGCCCAGCGCGACGTGGCCCATGATGGTGACGTTGTTTTCCAACCGGCAGCCGCGGCCGATGCGAACGTTCGGGCCGATGACGCAGAACGGCCCGATTTCGACGTCCTCGTCGATTTCGGCGTGCGGGTCGATGACGGCGTGTTCTGCGACGGAGGCCATATCACATTCGGGGTTCTGGGTTGCGTTCACGCACTACGTTTGTATCCGCCTACCATGTCGCCCTCGGTGAGCAGCACCCGCACCAGCTCGGCGTTCAGCCGGTGCCCGCTGCGGTAGGCGATCACATGGGCCACCAGGTCGCAGCCGGCCAGCGACAGGTCGCCGACCAGGTCGAGGGCCTTGTGGCGCACGCACTCGTCGTGGAACCGCAGCTCGTTGTCGATGGGGCCTTCGGCATCGAACACCAGCAGGTCTTTGCTCGAGGTCCGCCGGCAGAGCCCCTGCGCCAGCAGCCACTCGGCCTCGGCCTTGAGCATGAAGGTGCGGCTGGGAGCCAGCTCGCGACGGAAGGAATCGGGCGTGACGGGCAAGCTGAGCGTCTGCCGGCCGATGGCATTGCCCGACCCATAATCGAGGTGAAACTTCAACGTCAGGCCGTCGGAAACGGCCGGCCGCGCTTCGACCCAGGCTTCTTCGTTACCCAACCGGGTGATCTCGCGGACCACGAGCCTCGGACGCACGGACTGCTGCTCGACAATTCCGGCCGAGGTCAGGGCGTCGACGTAGGGCAGGCTGGAACCGTCGAGACCGGGCATCTCGGCCGCGTTCACCCAGACCTCGCAGTTGTCGACGCCCAGACCGCCCAGCGCGGCCATGATGTGCTCGACCATCTCGACGCTGGCGCCGCCGGAGCGCAGCGTGGTGCGGCGCGGCGCCTCGACGCGGTTGGCCACGGTGGCCCGAATCCGCAGCGGACGCGCCAGATCGCTGCGCACGAAGGTGATGCCGCTATCACAGGCGGCGGGGCGAAACTCCACCCGCACGTCCTTGCCGGTCCAATAGCCGACTCCTTCGACCACGGCGGCCGCGAGCAGCGTTTGCTGTCGGCGAGGCGCGTGCAACGAGCGGCGGGCGTCATCCGAGAAACGGTTCAACATAAGTCCCAAACAGCTCAAACCAACGGTGTCGATCACGCGATTGCCGACGGCCCCCGCGTCGTCGCCCCACATCGTCTTTCGCTTAAGCGAACGACGACGGAGGCAGCGAGCTTGCCTTATCTTGGCGGCAGCACGCCTTGCGGCCGGCGGGTGGTCGTGGGCACGGGGGCCGGACGCGCCGATGCGTTGCCCCGCGGCGGATTCACCGCATCGAGAATATAGGGCGTGATGTCGATCATCTTGTTGTGGTACAGCACCGCCTTGTTCAGCTCTTTTTGGATGCCCTGCGGATCGTTTTCATCCAACGGGTCGCCATTGAACCGCATCACCAGCAGGATGCCGTGCTTGTCGGAATAGTAGCGCACCTGCTCCATGATCTCTTGGTAAACAGTGTAGTACATCTTCGCTTCCTGCTCGAAGAAGTCGCGTTTTTGCACGTTCACCTGCACCTGGATTTCCGCCTGGCGTTTGGTGATGTCCTCTTCGAGCTGGCGGTATTCGGGCGTGCCGCGATTGTAGCTGTCGAGTTGATCGACCATCTTTTGCAAGGCGGCCTTGTTGTTCTTGAGCTCGGCTTCGGCCGCTTCCACGTCACGCCGCAGTGCGTCGGTGAGCTGCTTGAACTTCACGTGGTTGCCGAAGATGTAGGCCAGGTCGAGAAGGGCGACCTGCGGGGCGGATGGGCTGCCTGCCGCCGTTCGTTGCTGGGCCGAGGCCCGCGGCGCGGCGGCGTGGACAGCGGCCAAAGCCGCCAGGAAGACGGCCAAAGGAAGATTCTTTTTCACGATAGCGCTCCTTGCTGCTCGGCATGGTCATCCTGACCTCGCCACGGTCCGTTCGCGGACCGCCACGCGCCGATTGACATTGAGAGGAAATGCGGAGGGGCCAATTGTGGGCGGTATTCTGCCGAGAACCCGCCGCCGGGTAAAGGCCAGTTCCGGTGCCGTTTTTTGCGGCTTTTGCGCTACCTGCCGGCGGCGGCGATCGGTTCGCCGGTCAAGCACATGCTCGCTTCTTCGACGCTCATGCCGTCGACCCAGACCAGCTTCATGCGTGGCAAGCGGCGCAGTTGGGCCACGCCCGCGGATGTCACCCTGGGGCAGTCGCAGAGGTTGATCTGCTCCAGGCCCTTGAATTGCAGCAAGGCTTCCAGTTCTTCGTCGCCCACGTCGCAATGGCTCAGGTTGATGCTCCGCACGGCGTAAAGGCATTCGCCGCCGCAACGGCGGGCCAGCCAATCGGGCAACAGATCGGCAGTCGGATTGCGGTCGACGTTGTAGCGTCCTCCCAGCCGCAACACCATCTGCCGCGCCTCGCGCTCGCGTTTGGCATTGATGATCGGATAGGCGACGATCGCGCCGACGATCCATACCAGACCGAGCACCTGGCAAAGCTGCCGCACTCCCTTGCGGTGCTCGACGCATCGCAGAGAGCGTACCAACCAAAGCATCACACAGCCGGTCGAGCTCGATCGAGCCCGATCGCCCATCGCAGGTCCCGCAGGACGGAGCAAACTCAACATATCAGCACTCCAGGCGCCGCCTCGTCGCGAATGACGAAAGGGATATGAGCCGCACAACCGGCCATCGCCGGCTATGCCGCGCCTGCTGCCTCTGTTCCAGGTGCTAATGTAGCGAGTGCGCCGCGGAATGGCAAGCGTGTTGCCAAACCCATTTCACGCGGGCGGCGGTGAGATGTTTCGGTGGACGAAACGTCGCATTGCTCCCCGCGTGCGGCATAGTACGATAAGTCTCGATGGCTGTTGACACTCCCGCCCGAATCGCGATCGTCGGCTCCGGCCCGATGGGCCTGGAGGCCGCGCTTTATGCGCGATTTTTGGGCTATGACGTCGACATTTACGAACGCGGCGACGTGGCCGAAAACGTCTTGCGTTGGGGACACGTCAAGCTGTTTACCCCCTGGCGGCAGAACGTGTCGCCCTTGGCGGTCGCCGCCCTGACGGCGCAAGACACCGACTGGCAGCCGCCCGACGACGAGGCGATTCTCACCGGCCGCGAGTTCGCCAGCAGGTATCTTTTGCCGCTGGCCCGTTGCGACCTGCTCATCGACGGCCTGCACACTCGCACCGAAGTGGTCGCCCTTGGGCGAGAGGGCCAGCTCAAGGGCGACCACCTCGGCGCCGAAGCACGCATCGAAGCCGATTTTCGCTTGCTGCTGCGCGATGCGGCCGGAGCCGAGTCGATTGTCAACGCCGACGTGGTGATCGACGCGGGCGGCACCTTCGGCAACCACAACTGGGTGGGAGCGTCGGGCATCCCCGCACCGGGCGAAATCGCCGCCGCCGACGCCATTGAATACGGACTGCCTGACGTCATCGGCCGCGACCGCGACCGTTATACCGCCAAAACGACGCTGCTGGTCGGCGACGGATATTCGGCCGCGACCAGCGTCGTGGCCCTCGCCGAGTTGGCGCGTCAGCAGCCCGGCACGCAAACGATCTGGATCACCCGGCGGCACCGCGAAGGCACGGGCCCCGTTTCCGTGCTCGAAAACGACCGGCTCGCGGAGCGCGACCGTTTGGCCCGCGCCGCCAACGCTTTGGCCGGCGGCGCCTCGGCCGGCGTCGAATATCGGCCGGGCACGGCGATCGAGGCCATCCATCGCGACGCGGCGACCAATCGGCTGTCGGTGCGGCTGAGCGGCATGCGGGCGGGCACGGTGGACGTCGATCGCATCATTGCCAACGTCGGCTATCGGCCCGACACGCGACTTTATTCCGAGCTACAGGTTCACCAATGCTATGCCAGCGACGGCCCGATGAAGCTGGCCGCCGCGCTGTTGGGCCAGACCTCGGCCGATTGCCTCGATCAAACTTCCCTTGGCCCCTCGACGCTCGTCAATCCGGAACCCGATTTCTATATACTGGGATCGAAGAGCTACGGCCGCGATTCGCGGTTTCTGCTCTCCGTCGGGCTGGCTCAAATCCGCGACCTTTTCTCGATCATCGGCGACCGCCCCGATCTCGATCTCTATCGCGCTCTGACCGCCGTGCGACCGGCGCGGCGGTAGCGCCGGCATCCGTCGATGGGAACAATCCCGAAAACGGCCGCAGATTCTCGGCTACAGAGCGACAAATCTGCTTGGCCCAATGTTTGCACCACGCCTGCCGCCATCGGCGCGGCCCTTTCGCGCACCAGGTAGGGCCGCGCGCCGACGGCGATTTCGTACCTTCGCTCTCTTGCCAGACAGCCATGCGCGGACTGATCGAAGCCTCGATTCGCAACAAGCACGCGGTCGTCGTCTTTTGTTTGACGATCGTGCTGTTGGGCGGCATCAGCCTCACACAGATCCCGATCGACATCTTGCCGTCGTACAAAAGCCCGGCCGTCATGGTGCTGACGTTCTACAGCGGCATGCCCCCCTCGGACGTCGAAAAAGACATCACCAACCGCATCGAACGCTGGACCGACATGGCCTCGGGCTTGAAGCGCCAGGAATCGCGGTCGATCCTGGGGGCCAGCGTCGTCTACAACTATTTCTATTCCAACGTCGACAAGGGCGAGGCGGTCACGCTGACGCAATCGCTGGCCCAATCGGTGGTGCCGATGATGCCGCCGGGCACGTTGCCGCCCGTGGTCATGTCGTACGATCCGACCAGCACCACGCCGGTCTGCATGATCGCGCTCAACAGCCAGGAATACGGCGAGAAGACGCTCTACGACGTCGGCCGCTATGAGGTCCGCAATCGGGTGATGACCGTGCGCGGCGCGGTCTCGCCCGTCGTGTTCGGCGGCAAGATCCGGGCGGTGCAAGTTTATCTCGATCGGCAACGGATGCAGGCCCGCAAGCTGTCGCCCTTGGATGTGATGACGTCGCTTTATACCTCCAACATCTTTTTGCCCACGGGCGAGCTGATCATCGGCGACAAAGACTATTACGTCCAAAGCAATTCCTTGTTCGCCGACCCCAAGGACATGGCCCAGATCCCGCTCCGCACCGAGCACGGCAACCGCGGCTTTGTGGGCGACGTGGCCGATCCCTCCGACGATGCCATGATCCAAACCACCATCGTCCGCGTGCAGGGTAAAAAGCAGGTCTATATTCCCGTCATGCGACAGAGCGGCGCCAGCACCGTCGAGGTGGTCGACCAGTTGAAGGCGAAGCTGCCCGATATCGAAAGCCAATTGTCGCGGCCGGGCATCAAGCTGGAAATGATCATGGACCAATCCGTCTATGTCCGGCAATCGATTCATAGCCTGGCGCAGGAAGGCTCGCTGGGGGCCATCCTCTGCTCGCTGACCATCCTGCTGTTTCTGGGCCAGCCGCGCATGACGGCCATCGCCGTGATGAGCATTCCACTTTCGGTGCTGTCGGCCATCGCGTTGCTCTTCGTTTGCGGGCAGACGATCAACGTGATGACGCTGTCTGGACTCGCGATGGCGATTGGCCCCATGGTGGACAGCGCGATCATCTGCCTGGAAAACACCGATCGGTTCATGGAGCAGGGCAAACCGGTGCATGAGGCGGCCCTGGAAGGCGCCAGCCAAGTGGCCTTGCCTGAGTTGGTGTCCAGCCTCAGCACGCTGATGGTGCTCACTCCGCTGGCATTCTTGCCGGGCGTGAGCTCGTTCCTTTTCGCACCGATGGCCATGGCTGTGACCTTCGCGATGGCGACGGCCTACATTCTGTCGAGAACGCTGATTCCGGCCGCCTCGGTGGCCTGGCTGAAACCGAAAAAGCGGCAGCACAAGGGCGGCGACGAAGAAGGCGGCCCGCTGCACCGGGCATTCGGAAAGTTTCAAGCGGGGGTGGAAGCCTGGATCGAAGAGTACGGCAAATTGCTCGATTGGATGATCGAGCACCGTTGGATCACCGTCATCGTCGGCTACTCCCTGTTGATCGTCGTCGTGAGCGCGTTGATCCTGCCGTTGCGGCGAGAGTTCTTTCCCGAAGTCGACGCCGGCTCGTTCGAAATCTATTGCCGCGGACCGAGCGGGACGCGCCTCCGCGTGATGAACGACCGCGTGGCGGAACTCGAAGACTATATTCGCCGTGAGATTCCCGAGCACGACTTGCAGCTCATTCTGTCCGAGATCGGCGTCACGCCCGACTGGTCGAGCGGCTATTCGAAGAACTCCGCCAAATTCGAGTCGATCGTCCGCATTCAATTGACCGAAGACCGCCATGAGACGGCGCAGCACTACGTCAAGGCGTTGCGGCACGGTTTCGCGAGGCAGAAAAAGTTCAGCGACCTCGAGTTCTCTTTCAACTCCGGGGGCTTGATCCTCAGCGCCCTGAACGAAGGCAAAGTCACGCCCATTGACATCCGAGTCAAGGGAAAGAAACCGCAGGAGGCGCATAAGATCGCCGATCTGATTCACCGCAAGGTGGCCATGATCGATGGCGTGGTCGACTCGCGCATTCTGCAGCGAGAAGACTACCCGACCTACAAAGTGGAGGTCGACCGCGCCAAAGCGGCCGATCTCGGCCTGAGCCAGGAAGACGTGGTCAAGTCGGTGATCGCGGCCCTGAATTCGAGCATTCAGTTCAACAAAAACATCTTCTGGATCGATGAGAAAAGCGGCAACCAGTATTTCGTCGGAGTGCAGTATCCGCAAGCCGACGTGGAGAATATGGAGTCGTTGCTGAACATCCCGGTGACGGGCGTCAACCAATGGAAGCTGGCGCATCGGGCCGTGATGAAAAACCCGCCGGAGATCACCCGGCCGGTGGAACCCAACCGTGAGGAGATCGCCGCGCCCGTGCCCTTGGCCAACCTGGTGAAAATCAGCCGCACCACCAGCCCGCCCTTGGTCACGCACGAGGACATTCGCCCCACGATCGAGCTGCAGGTGAATGTGGAGGAGCGCGACCTGGGCCACGTGGCCGACGACATTGCCAAGGCCATCGACGGCTTTGGCCAACGCAAAGAGAAGAAATCCGACAAGGGGCAAGGCGGTGGAACGACATGGCAAGCCTTCGACCCCGACTCGGACGAGAAAAAACCCCTGCAGGGGACTGATATCTCGCTCAGCGGCGAGTATTCGCGAATGCAAGAGACCTTCGAAAACTTGGCGATCGGCCTGCTCCTGGCGAGCGTACTGATTTATTTCATGATGGTGGCCCTCGACCAATCGTTCGTTGTGCCGCTGTGCGTGCTGCTGGGCGTGCCGTTGATCATGACGGGCGTGCTGCCGGCCCTCTACTTCACGAAAACGGCGATCAACATCCAGTCGCTGTTGGGAATCATTTTCAGCGTGGGCATCAAGGTGGCCAACACCGTGCTAATGACCGACGTGGCGCAGGAGCTGCGCGAGAAAGAGAATCTTTCTCCCATCGAAGCGATTCGCAAGGCGGCCCGAATGCGGGTGCGCCCGGTGACGATGACGGCGCTGGCCGCGTTCTTCGCCATGATTCCCACCGCCTTGGCCTTGGAGCAAGGCAGCGAGGCCAACGCTCCCTTGGGCCGCGCCATACTGGGCGGACTGATTGCCGGCGAGCCTGCCACGCTGTTCGTCGTGCCGTGTCTCTATGCGATCATGGTCCGCGAGGATTGCTCCGAGGGAGAAGGCGAAGGCAACGAGGACGAGGACGACTGACACCGATATTGGGTCTGATCGGCCTCGCCGATCAAGCGAAACGCCTGTTGC
The sequence above is drawn from the Pirellulales bacterium genome and encodes:
- a CDS encoding efflux RND transporter permease subunit, which produces MRGLIEASIRNKHAVVVFCLTIVLLGGISLTQIPIDILPSYKSPAVMVLTFYSGMPPSDVEKDITNRIERWTDMASGLKRQESRSILGASVVYNYFYSNVDKGEAVTLTQSLAQSVVPMMPPGTLPPVVMSYDPTSTTPVCMIALNSQEYGEKTLYDVGRYEVRNRVMTVRGAVSPVVFGGKIRAVQVYLDRQRMQARKLSPLDVMTSLYTSNIFLPTGELIIGDKDYYVQSNSLFADPKDMAQIPLRTEHGNRGFVGDVADPSDDAMIQTTIVRVQGKKQVYIPVMRQSGASTVEVVDQLKAKLPDIESQLSRPGIKLEMIMDQSVYVRQSIHSLAQEGSLGAILCSLTILLFLGQPRMTAIAVMSIPLSVLSAIALLFVCGQTINVMTLSGLAMAIGPMVDSAIICLENTDRFMEQGKPVHEAALEGASQVALPELVSSLSTLMVLTPLAFLPGVSSFLFAPMAMAVTFAMATAYILSRTLIPAASVAWLKPKKRQHKGGDEEGGPLHRAFGKFQAGVEAWIEEYGKLLDWMIEHRWITVIVGYSLLIVVVSALILPLRREFFPEVDAGSFEIYCRGPSGTRLRVMNDRVAELEDYIRREIPEHDLQLILSEIGVTPDWSSGYSKNSAKFESIVRIQLTEDRHETAQHYVKALRHGFARQKKFSDLEFSFNSGGLILSALNEGKVTPIDIRVKGKKPQEAHKIADLIHRKVAMIDGVVDSRILQREDYPTYKVEVDRAKAADLGLSQEDVVKSVIAALNSSIQFNKNIFWIDEKSGNQYFVGVQYPQADVENMESLLNIPVTGVNQWKLAHRAVMKNPPEITRPVEPNREEIAAPVPLANLVKISRTTSPPLVTHEDIRPTIELQVNVEERDLGHVADDIAKAIDGFGQRKEKKSDKGQGGGTTWQAFDPDSDEKKPLQGTDISLSGEYSRMQETFENLAIGLLLASVLIYFMMVALDQSFVVPLCVLLGVPLIMTGVLPALYFTKTAINIQSLLGIIFSVGIKVANTVLMTDVAQELREKENLSPIEAIRKAARMRVRPVTMTALAAFFAMIPTALALEQGSEANAPLGRAILGGLIAGEPATLFVVPCLYAIMVREDCSEGEGEGNEDEDD
- the lpxA gene encoding acyl-ACP--UDP-N-acetylglucosamine O-acyltransferase — translated: MASVAEHAVIDPHAEIDEDVEIGPFCVIGPNVRIGRGCRLENNVTIMGHVALGEYNHLYPGVVIGGEPQDLSYRGSDTLVRIGDYNTFRECVTVNRATEKEDGVTGVGSHNYFMACTHVAHDCRVGSHIVIANGTLLGGHVHVQDYASLSGGVAVHHYTTIGGYSFVSGLSRVLHDVPPFMLVEGHPTRPRCINVVALKRNHFSPEAIRALAEAHRLLYRARVGLDHAREILRGKEHLLPEVNELLSFVEVQQEGQHGRGRERRRAA
- a CDS encoding Gfo/Idh/MocA family oxidoreductase; translation: MRPVRVAVVGAGHLGRIHARILAGLPDVTLAGVVDPLEAHRREVAAAHGATAYSDHRELSGRIDAAVVATPTRFHCQVARDLLTDGVHLLIEKPLAATTAQASELVELARRRGLVLQVGHVERFNPAFVAAQPYVRAPKYIEAVRRGGFSFRSTDIGVVLDLMVHDIDLVLSIVNSPLRRVDALGVALFGRHEDLVNARLSFENGCVAALSASRASHSAARTLHVWSAQGFAAVDLAARTVDVVRPSAAVLRGELDVERLTPDERTLLKDSLLDEHLPRQTVGVEPGDPLSGELTEFVTSIRTGRAPRVSGEAGLEAVKVAERILLQVQTHAWEGNPTGPVGPRVAGAPQILRGPHWHLKPSDAPAERRRAG
- a CDS encoding OmpH family outer membrane protein, translating into MKKNLPLAVFLAALAAVHAAAPRASAQQRTAAGSPSAPQVALLDLAYIFGNHVKFKQLTDALRRDVEAAEAELKNNKAALQKMVDQLDSYNRGTPEYRQLEEDITKRQAEIQVQVNVQKRDFFEQEAKMYYTVYQEIMEQVRYYSDKHGILLVMRFNGDPLDENDPQGIQKELNKAVLYHNKMIDITPYILDAVNPPRGNASARPAPVPTTTRRPQGVLPPR
- the lpxC gene encoding UDP-3-O-acyl-N-acetylglucosamine deacetylase — encoded protein: MWGDDAGAVGNRVIDTVGLSCLGLMLNRFSDDARRSLHAPRRQQTLLAAAVVEGVGYWTGKDVRVEFRPAACDSGITFVRSDLARPLRIRATVANRVEAPRRTTLRSGGASVEMVEHIMAALGGLGVDNCEVWVNAAEMPGLDGSSLPYVDALTSAGIVEQQSVRPRLVVREITRLGNEEAWVEARPAVSDGLTLKFHLDYGSGNAIGRQTLSLPVTPDSFRRELAPSRTFMLKAEAEWLLAQGLCRRTSSKDLLVFDAEGPIDNELRFHDECVRHKALDLVGDLSLAGCDLVAHVIAYRSGHRLNAELVRVLLTEGDMVGGYKRSA